A genomic stretch from Strongyloides ratti genome assembly S_ratti_ED321, chromosome : 1 includes:
- a CDS encoding G protein-coupled receptor, rhodopsin-like family and GPCR, rhodopsin-like, 7TM domain-containing protein — protein MKKIFNDSVQIPIVEMPPLIDWEHYNVREYILIYSALFLIGVCGNVSVITLIRLVHTSLPYDNTVIYILFLSIVDLVSIAPLPLIILDQMLGFWIFNTPVCKVYRCMEHAGRALSTFVLTEMAFDRYLLVCYPYKKRSRNTVIKTLICLTIFALFLLSPVIYVSSKISIILQETVVDEPPRIIRMRIFKCMANFTDNQQLIFVSYMFLLAFAAPMFLIILFYSLMIKRLVERSRVLSSSSVPVNRIAFYTITISIFYLICYLPYWISHLYARFRGSSDTEFDENGDGLYGWMNDNNNIDGGMFFNSPNVTKYYFIRIMYGIHALPFVNSSLNWFFYGLLNSQLIRKTNRTNQKGVTATTSERFLSLKRQIKMDNEESSMNSDNAKEEDKFFLKTQCSLDTFL, from the exons atgaaaaagatttttaatgattcagTTCAAATTCCAATTGTTGAGATGCCGCCTTTAATTGACTGGGAGCATTATAATGTTCgagaatatatttta ATATATTCGGCTCTTTTTCTAATTGGAGTATGTGGGAATGTATCAGTTATAACTTTAATAAGATTAGTTCATACTTCTTTACCATATGATAATAcagtaatttatattttatttttgtcaaTTGTTGACTTAGTATCAATAGCTCCATTACCATTAATTATTCTTGATCAAATGCTTGGTTTTTGGATTTTTAATACACCAGTATGTAAAGTTTATAGATGTATGGAACATGCTGGAAGAGCTTTATCAACATTTGTTTTAACTGAAATGGCATTTGATAGATATTTACTTGTATGTTAtccatataaaaaaagaagtcGTAATACtgttattaaaacattaatttgtttaacaatttttgcattatttttactatctCCAGTTATTTATGTTTCCAGTAAAATATCTATTATTCTTCAAGAAACTGTTGTTGATGAACCACCAAGAATAATAAGAATGcgaatatttaaatgtatgGCAAATTTTACAGATAACCAACAATTAATCTTTGTTTCATATATGTTTCTCCTAGCTTTTGCTGCTCCAATGtttcttatcatattattttatagtttaatgataaaaagatTAGTTGAAAGAAGTCGTGTTTTATCTTCATCATCAGTTCCTGTAAATAGAATTGCCTTTTATACAATAACAATATCcatattttatcttatatGTTATTTACCGTACTGGATTTCACATTTATATGCACGTTTTCGTGGATCGTCAGATACAGAATTTGATGAAAATGGGGATGGTTTATATGGATGGAtgaatgataataataatattgatggAGGAATGTTTTTTAACTCTCCAAatgtaacaaaatattattttataagaataaTGTATGGTATTCATGCATTACCATTTGTTAACTCATCCTTAAATTGGTTTTTTTATGGATTATTAAATAGTCAATTGATAAGAAAGACAAATCGAACAAATCAAAAAGGAGTTACAGCAACAACATCTGAAAGATTTTTATCATTGAAAAGGCAGATTAAAATGGATAATGAAGAAAGTTCTATGAATTCAGATAATGCAAAAGAGGAAGACAAGTTTTTCCTCAAAACTCAATGTTCTTtagatacatttttataa
- a CDS encoding RNA-binding protein 25, whose translation MNSQGFANRQFFTTKPKKEQKPCYFAVGEVLDSPQAKVFVSGITKLISDEILKKIFEQCGEIFKWKRTEGADGNLQSFLFCEYVDAQSSVKAVKFLNNFKLGDRRLIVKMDDKTKKNIIEYLRNSQKPDDLKPIKINEDGLPIFDNDRKAREEVEDNVVAIIRGHYPEFIKMPLAEDNESSKDDTHEDVSREKREEESVCRDEGEMSGRESALSNSKKDSERRHGYDSSSPESNQSSPVSTSKKNKDSSRRSRSSSRKREAEDSDEEYERRKLKQIMKEKEEEYQKRLRRWEEREERQAKAYKAEERFNMEMSKKKKKNISKMLRFLEDYDDEKDDDKYYNVHTMNKIRREYDKQKDGDLKDKEREEREIKELRKIASSHSKTTNDSTTISDDDMEVDNHEGKSSKNLIVEQVTPDSRVSPSNGSCENNDNSTLSDNGEKKPAICLNLNVNNKRVQNEAFDIADDEDDDGPKLEIKKKLKIFEVTHEERMQTMTVEEKEVLIKSIVNNIPKDKEELFKTPVLWELIDKDTIEKKIKPYVDTKIQEYLGDKEESLTAFILEKITNQSKPDDLLNDIKLVLEEDAEVFTIKLWRLIIYEIEAKKIGIV comes from the exons atgaatt caCAAGGTTTTGCCAATAGACaattttttacaacaaaACCTAAGAAAGAGCAGAAGCCATGTTATTTTGCAGTAGGTGAAGTATTGGATTCACCTCAAGCTAAAGTTTTTGTGTCAGGAATAACAAAACTAATAAGtgatgaaattttaaaaaagatatttgaACAATGTggtgaaatatttaaatggaAACGTACCGAAGGAGCTGATGGAAATTtacaatcatttttattttgtgaATATGTTGATGCACAGTCATCTGTAAAAgcagtaaaatttttaaataattttaaacttgGTGATAGAagattaattgtaaaaatggATGATAAAactaagaaaaatattattgagtATCTTAGGAATTCTCAAAAACCTGATGATTTGAaaccaataaaaataaatgaagatGGTCTTCctatttttgataatgataGAAAGGCAAGAGAAGAAGTTGAAGATAATGTTGTAGCTATTATTAGGGGACATTATCcagaatttataaaaatgccTTTAGCTGAGGATAATGAGAGTAGCAAAGATGATACACATGAAGATGTTTCAAGAGAAAAAAGAGAGGAAGAATCTGTTTGTCGTGAT gaAGGTGAAATGTCTGGAAGAGAATCTGCATTATCAAATTCTAAAAAGGACAGTGAACGCAGACATGGATATGATAGCTCTTCCCCGGAATCAAATCAAAGTAGTCCAGTTTCAactagtaaaaaaaataaagatagtAGTCGACGTTCTAGAAGTTCTTCTAGAAAAAGGGAGGCTGAAGATAGTGATGAAGAATATGAAAGAAGGAAACTGAAACAAATAATGAAAGAAAAGGAAGAAGAGTATCAAAAACGTTTAAGACGATGGGAGGAAAGAGAGGAAAGGCAGGCTAAAGCATATAAAGCTGAAGAAAGATTTAATATGGAAAtgagtaaaaaaaagaagaaaaatataagtaaaatGCTTAGATTTTTGGAGGATTACGATGATGAAAAAGACGATGACAAGTATTATAATGTACATACAATGAATAAAATTCGTAGAGAATATGATAAACAAAAAGATGGTGATTTAAAGGATAAGGAACGAGAGGAAAGAGAGATTAAAGAATTACGTAAAATTGCCTCATCTCATTCTAAGACTACTAATGATTCAACAACTATTTCTGATGATGATATGGAAGTCGACAATCATGAAGGAAAatcttcaaaaaatttaattgttgaACAGGTAACACCTGATTCAAGAGTTTCCCCTTCAAACGGTAGTTgtgaaaataatgataactCTACTTTAAGTGATAATGGAGAAAAAAAACCAGCTATATGCCTTAATTTgaatgtaaataataaaagagtACAAAATGAAGCCTTTGATATCGCAGATGATGAGGATGATGACGGGCCAAAacttgaaattaaaaaaaaattaaaaatctttgAGGTGACGCATGAAGAAAGAATGCAAACTATGACAGTTGAAGAAAAAGAAGttctaataaaaagtattgttAACAACATTCCAAAAGATAAAgaagaattatttaaaactcCAGTTTTGTGGGAACTAATTGATAAAGATACTattgaaaagaaaataaaaccTTATGTAGATACAAAAATTCAAGAATATCTAGGAGACAAAGAAGAAAGTTTAACAGCATTTATTCTCGAAAAAATTACTAACCAATCAAAACCTGACGATTTgcttaatgatataaaactTGTCCTTGAAGAGGATGCAGAGgtatttacaataaaattatggagactaattatttatgaaatagaagcaaaaaaaattggaattgtataa
- a CDS encoding RNA recognition motif domain and CID domain and Nucleotide-binding, alpha-beta plait domain-containing protein: protein MNGKRKRSKEDKDKEANELAQQLKIVNDEHSSFKKSKMTFLKAGTINGDSEKNSNLREYITIGDDSSSDVQVAFDENTDNSKYRHKPKDKKQNSYIEIMNENNGLREGITSNTSNPVANVSKAIAISRNNSKKSIPDESTTANLYVQGLPDRINQNKIKETFGSYGPLVQIKILEPPRNQVKNVKRCAFVQFASRKDAERALLGMNNELFDNSPIKISFASAQPYNSIIYWPRPLEIYKFRLERKMPFSANPLPKAENKFKEFGTTLLTSTETNFNSEHYVDRLKTLTLSSVVPVCEPVNKLHKQLIDKFIVDCIENKSRIESFLAQIKKLIDDLPFNDRHRPFFLNLFTHGTVESNYFIWKAFSIMNGDTFDDWMTEYYRIFKDGPVWIPPNSKIKTFNEMPEFLYHTAYNYKEMSSRELRDSGMLLKKDKDDFLVMLSSGNLENTSVVNLLHFCGNHANEAKEVVKCIISFLESSKNYVNILNTWFLISDLIRNYKEGGSSSSKFEKYFIEIMDNVDIIVGKIKLTIDNMENQKSKEELRKKVLSVVTSWQNSEVLDVGILQDISNKLYGIGGDPVNYDSKNQTKPHSKSRTLQARKITASDWKKKYFAEYARKTVK, encoded by the exons ATGAATGGTAAACGTAAACGCAGCAAAGAGGATAAAGATAAAGAAGCTAATGAATTAGCCCAACAGTTAAAGATTGTCAATGATGAACACAGTAGTTTTAAGAAATCTAAGATGACTTTTTTAAAAGCTGGAACAATAAATGGGGACTCagaaa AAAATTCAAATTTACGTGAGTATATAACAATAGGTGATGACTCGTCATCAGATGTACAAGTTGCATTTGATGAAAATACTGATAACTCTAAATATCGTCATAAACCAAAGGATAAAAAGCAGAATAGTTATATAGAGATTATGAATGAAAATAATGGATTACGTGAAGGTATTACATCGAATACTAGTAATCCTGTTGCTAATGTATCAAAAGCAATTGCTATATCCAGAAACAATTCAAAGAAATCAATTCCTGATGAATCAACGACAGCTAATCTTTATGTTCAAGGATTACCTGATCgaattaatcaaaataaaataaaagaaacatTTGGATCTTATGGACCTTTAGTTCAAATTAAGATTTTAGAACCACCACGTAATCAGGTGAAAAATGTAAAACGTTGTGCTTTTGTTCAATTTGCATCAAGAAAAGATGCTGAAAGGGCATTACTTGGAATGAATAATGAACTTTTTGATAATTCTcctattaaaatatcttttgcTAGTGCACAACCATACAATAGTATA atTTATTGGCCTCGTCctttagaaatatataaatttagatTGGAAAGGAAAATGCCTTTTAGTGCTAATCCTCTACCAAAAgctgaaaataaatttaaggAGTTTGGAACTACACTTCTTACATCAACAGAgacaaattttaattctGAACATTATGTAGATAGATTGAAAACACTAACATTAAGCTCTGTTGTACCAGTTTGTGAACctgtaaataaattacacaaacaattaatagataaatttattgttgattgtattgaaaataaatcaaGAATAGAAAGTTTTCTTGCGCAGATCAAAAAGTTAATAGATGATCTTCCGTTTAATGATAGGCATCgtccattttttttaaatttgtttacaCATGGAACAGTTGAATCGAACTACTTTATTTGGAAAGCTTTTTCCATTATGAATGGCGATACTTTTGACGACTGGATGACTGAATAttatagaatatttaaagatgGTCCAGTTTGGATTCCACcaaattcaaaaataaaaacttttaatgaGATGCctgaatttttatatcatactgcatacaattataaagaaatgtCTTCAAGGGAATTAAGAGATAGTGGAATGCTTTTGAAAAAAGATAAGGATGATTTTCTGGTGATGTTGTCTTCAGGAAATCTAGAAAATACTTCCGTCGTTAACTTACTTCACTTCTGTGGAAATCACGCAAATGAAGCGAAGGAAGTTgttaaatgtattatttcatttttggAATCTTCAAAGAATTATGTAAATATTCTTAATACTTGGTTTTTGATCTCAGATTTAATTCGAAATTACAAAGAGGGCGGTAGTAGTTCGTCAAagtttgaaaaatattttattgagaTCATGGACAATGTTGATATAATAGTGggtaaaataaaacttacaATTGATAATATGGAAAACCAAAAGAGTAAAGAGGAATTAaggaaaaaagttttaagtgTTGTAACATCGTGGCAAAATTCAGAAGTCCTTGATGTTGGGATTTTACAAGATATCTCAAATAAATTGTATGGCATTGGAGGTGATCCAGTAAACTATGACTCTAAAAATCAGACGAAACCTCATTCAAAGTCGAGGACGTTACAGGCAAGAAAAATCACTGCTAGTGACtggaaaaagaaatattttgcTGAATATGCCAGAAAGACAGTAAAATGA
- a CDS encoding Phosphatidylinositol phosphate 5-kinase type III, with amino-acid sequence MSDFKDEDTFTFFTPLREENDDVSKNDQSSLLVGLFNKFFKTNTQVNQTFNNTKINNSNTSSITENSENDINNKKDSLTNVSLADDAMEVLVIDKNLEKKNDQLKKYDQSEFKRYWVPDSTGKECYECHEKFNAFRRKHHCRICGQIFCAKCTNNTVDGAVLGYREFLRVCNYCKKNIKPNDKHFQKNGYDSDEECILKYNDDKTFRNTNDKKIYELSQKITESAFEPTNNVSSVSMNFPLFKKNDDGKNNVANFSTSNDITSFQPTNIACEKQLPTFLNIDDLARNSIETDYTNSVVVATNFKNIQRKEDSLLGTSDNNEPEWVKNIELSNSSNQSESKQTSDSNPSSFNEQKLFNTWNVLNSSNNLNEKNNLSTNNEMPLNLKDAFDKKLNDFLDVLLEKEQIDKTKWKTLLWKLSKEINDTVEVDVRNKGDNMSILKYVHIKKFCCNVSKPSAKLINGIVCSKSVAHANMATKIYNGSVMMLSGSIEYERVTDKLSFIDHILQQERGYLSNQVDRIVSRLPSILVVENSVAYVALDMLLDNNICLIHNTKPKIMKRIARIVGSDVLPAFDAQILNQRIGYVYHFSQEHILLRDGKIKTILVFKQESGINGVSVILKASSIRELKAAKRILKLMTLARYSSKLEIALLEMFNTKPITISSSITPAKCLTCQLNLMDLDYNAKNGFLHEINYCHIGWSPFISVGPPYMETKRGQSSAIRQYLKDNLFPIGNESDYKILAEDEDKKENDLFECKKKFKLLEEEIEDNFQHFFVKEKSLLIEDVDDDMSSYRAVSAKIFKDRCEKKRIMEKELMERQVHLADDANSPLRILQDSDVFNPENHQRISYLFGSFTKKSSNPFFCVLPYVLKMEFYSQHDMCLGMFLSKYCFNDDYKCYDQNCSVPMIDHQRKIVHRKVRIEIISQKYVQSIEDINLSKATTSAFNQENVILCWQHCPTCIVSSAATPLPHEVWHLSFAKYIEYLANSINCVNLSTSQNSKNSCNHCSFHDHQHFFAYNDYVTSFKVYPIKPFHVQFSPIICLIEPRFVSISGLELEYRKVDSLAKDVFEKINENLVKLKFHPSGIRFQLVHDTLKAFLEKIEVEVNEALQRISTNNIFQSNNPVMSNNSDVLKINDLLNWSNHKLYELTTLWNDEVAKINSQSKSLKKSSSSINTNTEDNTIITTVSSGNLSVSSTDTNTPLELVTIYDPFPENMHLSLPQTKDNVCIIVKDLISKKDSVKPDYGSIIAYTLASNEYKEERIKLRHLKNCMDTPLSLKIPESQNKEEVSSRNNEVHHQKNHIDITFEDINASYFVNVYYAEHFQMLRKICFADGEDMFIRSLSSTTMWKPQGGKSGSDFYRTDDKRFVFKEMAKPEIDFFLTFAPKYFDYIYNSITEKKITCLGKIYGVYRVCYKNKKTNSQYKMDILVMEYLFYKKNIKQYWDLKGSLRNRKAYPEKHHAKDQVLLDENFVNNLWNNQFYVHPHAKAALTQAIDNDSKFLSAQKIMDYSLLVGVDSENDEVILGIVDYMRPYTIEKQIESAVKKAALPGNQLPTIINPEDYRVRFMEAINNHYIHVAPDQWTGLASISGF; translated from the exons aTGTCAGATTTTAAAGATGAAGAtacttttacattttttacaCCTTTAAGGGAAGAAAATGATGATGTTTCAAAGAATGACCAATCATCTTTATTAGTTGGgttgtttaataaatttttcaaaacaaATACTCAAGTAAAtcaaacttttaataatacgaAGATCAATAATAGTAATACATCTTCAATTACCGAAAATAgtgaaaatgatataaacaataaaaaagatagttTAACAAATGTATCTC ttgcAGATGATGCAATGGAAGTTCTtgttatagataaaaatttagaaaaaaaaaatgatcaattaaaaaaatatgatcaATCTGAATTTAAACGTTATTGGGTACCTGATTCAACGGGAAAAGAATGTTATGAATGtcatgaaaaatttaatgccTTCCGTAGAAAACACCATTGTCGTATTTGTGGTCAGATATTTTGTGCCAAATGTACCAATAATACTGTTGATGGTGCTGTACTAGGATATAGGGAATTCCTTCGTGTCTgtaattattgtaaaaaaaatattaaacctaatgataaacattttcaaaaaaatggTTATGATTCTGATGAAGaatgtatattaaaatataatgatgataaaacatttagaaatacaaatgataaaaaaatttatgaactTTCTCAAAAAATTACTGAATCTGCCTTTGAACCAACGAATAATGTTAGTTCTGTTTCAATGAATTTtcctttatttaaaaaaaatgatgatggAAAGAATAATGTTGCAAATTTTAGTACATCTAATGATATTACATCTTTTCAACCAACAAATATTGCATGTGAAAAACAATTAccaacatttttaaatattgatgaTTTGGCAAGAAATTCCATTGAAACAGATTATACAAATTCTGTTGTTGTTgcaacaaattttaaaaatatacaacgTAAAGAGGATTCTTTATTGGGTACAAGTGATAATAATGAACCAGAATGggttaaaaatatagaattATCCAATTCTAGTAATCAATCTGAAAGTAAACAAACTTCAGATAGTAATCCTAGTTCTTTTAatgaacaaaaattatttaataccTGGAATGTATTAAATagttcaaataatttaaatgaaaaaaataacttatcCACCAATAATGAGATGCCccttaatttaaaagatgcttttgataaaaaattaaatgattttttagaTGTATTGTTAGAAAAAGAACAAATAGATAAAACAAAATGGAAAACATTACTTTGGAAATTATCTAAAGAGATAAATGATACTGTAGAAGTTGATGTTCGAAATAAGGGTGATAATAtgagtattttaaaatatgttcatataaaaaaattttgttgtaATGTTTCAAAACCATCagcaaaattaattaatggAATTGTATGTTCAAAAAGTGTTGCTCATGCAAATATGGccacaaaaatttataatggATCTGTTATGATGTTAAGTGGTAGTATTGAGTATGAACGTGTAACagataaattatcttttatagaTCATATTTTACAACAGGAACGAGGGTATTTATCAAATCAGGTTGATAGAATTGTTTCACGTCTACCATCAATATTAGTAGTTGAAAATTCAGTGGCATATGTTGCATTAGATATGCTtcttgataataatatttgccTTATTCATAATACAAAACCTAAGATTATGAAAAGAATTGCCCGAATTGTTGGTTCTGATGTTTTACCTGCTTTTGATGcacaaatattaaatcaGCGTATTGGATATGTATATCATTTTTCACAagaacatattttattaagagatggaaaaataaaaacaatattagtATTTAAACAAGAATCTGGTATAAATGGTGTCtcagtaatattaaaagcaTCCTCAATAAGAGAATTAAAAGCTgctaaaagaatattaaaattaatgacaTTAGCACGTTACTCATCCAAACTTGAAATTGCTTTACTTGAAATGTTTAATACAAAGCCTATTACAATTTCTTCATCAATAACACCAGCCAAATGTCTTACATgtcaattaaatttaatggaTTTAGATTATAATGCTAAAAATGGTTTTTTACatgaaattaattattgTCATATAGGATGGTCTCCATTTATATCTGTTGGTCCACCATATATGGAAACTAAACGAGGACAATCATCAGCTATAAGACAATAtctaaaagataatttatttccCATTGGAAATGAAAGTGACTATAAAATTTTGGCTGAAGatgaagataaaaaagaaaatgatttgtttgaatgtaaaaaaaaattcaaattattGGAAGAAGAAATTGAGGATAattttcaacatttttttgtaaaagaaaaaagtttattaattgaGGATGTAGATGATGACATGAGTTCTTATAGAGCTGTCTCAGCAAAAATATTCAAAGACCgttgtgaaaaaaaaagaataatggAGAAAGAGTTGATGGAGAGGCAGGTTCATCTTGCTGATGATGCAAATAGTCCACTGAGAATTCTCCAAGACAGTGATGTTTTTAATCCTGAAAATCATCAAAGAATATCTTATCTTTTTGGGTCATTTACCAAAAAATCATCCAACCCCTTTTTTTGTGTCTTACcatatgtattaaaaatggaATTTTATTCACAACATGATATGTGTCTTGGAATGTTTTTGtctaaatattgttttaatgaTGATTATAAATGTTATGATCAAAATTGTTCAGTTCCAATGATAGATCATCAAAGAAAAATTGTTCATAGAAAAGTACgaatagaaataataagTCAAAAGTATGTTCAGTCTATTgaagatataaatttatctaaaGCAACAACATCTGCTTTTAATCAGGAAAATGTAATTCTTTGTTGGCAACATTGTCCAACTTGTATTGTATCTTCTGCTGCCACACCACTACCACATGAAGTTTGGCATTTATCATTTGCTAAATATATAGAATATTTGGCAAATTCTATCAATTGTGTAAATCTTTCAACATCacaaaattcaaaaaattcatGTAATCATTGTTCATTTCATGATCATCAGCATTTCTTTGCCTACAATGATTATGTAACATCTTTCAAAGTTTATCCAATTAAACCATTTCATGTTCAATTTTCACCTATTATATGTTTAATTGAACCAAGATTTGTTTCAATTTCTGGTTTAGAATTAGAATATAGAAAGGTAGATTCATTGGCAAAAGAtgtatttgaaaaaattaatgaaaatttagtaaaattaaaatttcatccAAGTGGAATTCGTTTTCAATTAGTACATGATACTTTAAAGGCATTCCTTGAAAAAATAGAAGTTGAAGTTAATGAAGCATTACAACGTATAagtacaaataatatatttcaatcAAATAATCCTGTTATGTCAAATAATAgtgatgttttaaaaattaatgatttattaaattggTCTAATCATAAACTATATGAATTAACTACATTATGGAATGATGAAGTGGCGAAAATTAATTCTCAAAGTAAATCACTCAAAAAAAGTTCATCTTCAATAAATACCAATACTGAAgataatacaataataacAACAGTTTCAAGTGGAAATTTATCAGTATCTTCTACAGATACAAATACACCACTGGAACTTGTAACAATATATGATCCTTTTCCTGAAAATATGCATTTATCATTACCTCAAACAAAAGATAATGTTTGTATTATTGTTAAAGAtttaattagtaaaaaagaTTCAGTAAAACCAGATTATGGATCAATCATTGCTTATACTTTAGCATCAAATGAATATAAAGAGGAAAGGATAAAACTTagacatttaaaaaattgtatggACACTCCactaagtttaaaaattccAGAGTCACAAAATAAAGAAGAAGTTTCATCCAGAAATAACGAAGTTCACCATCAAAAAAATCATATCGATATAACCTTTGAAGATATAAATGCATCATACTTTGTTAATGTTTACTATGCTGAACATTTTCAAATGTTGCGTAAAATTTGTTTTGCTGATGGTGAAGATATGTTTATAAGAAGTTTATCAAGTACAACTATGTGGAAACCACAAGGTGGAAAAAGTGGTTCAGATTTCTATAGAACAGATGACAAGAGATTTGTATTTAAAGAAATGGCAAAACCAGAAATAGATTTCTTTTTAACATTTGCCCCTAAATACTTTGATTACATTTATAATTCTattacagaaaaaaaaattacatgtTTAGGAAAAATATATGGAGTTTATCGtgtttgttataaaaataaaaaaacaaattctCAATATAAAATGGATATTCTTGTTATGGAATAccttttttacaaaaaaaatataaaacaatattgGGATTTAAAAGGTTCATTAAGAAATAGAAAAGCATATCCAGAAAAACATCACGCTAAAGATCAAGTTTTACTAGATGAAAactttgttaataatttatggAATAATCAATTTTACGTTCATCCTCATGCAAAAGCAGCTTTAACACAAGCTATAGATAATGATTCCAAATTTTTGAGTGCACAAAAAATTATGGATTATAGTTTACTAGTTGGGGTAGATTCAGAAAATGATGAAGTTATACTTGGTATAGTAGATTATATGCGCCCATATACAATAGAAAAACAAATTGAAAGTGCGGTAAAGAAAGCAGCTCTACCAGGAAACCAATTACCAACAATTATTAATCCAGAAGACTATAGAGTTCGTTTTATGGAAGCTATTAATAATCATTATATTCATGTTGCACCTGACCAATGGACAGGACTTGCTTCAATTTCTggtttttaa